One Armatimonadota bacterium genomic window carries:
- a CDS encoding gfo/Idh/MocA family oxidoreductase, producing the protein MKAILVGAGGMGRAWARNLVSNPETEIAAWVDVVPGQVEQSSQEVGIEVPAFVSLSDALRAVEADFVVDVSVPEAHEAVTIEALEAGLPVLGEKPMSVSMESARRMVAASERAGKLYMVSQSRRYDGRQEAFKQILGEIGELGILNVDFYIGAHFGGFRDKMAHVLVLDMAIHTFDQARYLSGLDPVSVYADEFNPGWSWYQDGSSITCLFEMTGGVRFAYRGSWCSEGLHTSWEGEWRAVGSKGTVKWNGHDLIEAETVVGDEGFHRPVERQVFQPIDKLGGIAGSLDEFLWALRTGNAPNGECHDNIKSLAMVFGAIESAETGLRVEIAL; encoded by the coding sequence ATGAAGGCAATTCTTGTTGGGGCGGGAGGAATGGGGCGAGCATGGGCTCGGAACCTGGTGTCGAACCCAGAGACGGAGATCGCGGCATGGGTCGATGTGGTGCCCGGCCAGGTTGAGCAAAGCTCCCAAGAAGTCGGTATCGAGGTTCCGGCGTTTGTGTCGCTTTCGGATGCCTTGCGGGCGGTCGAGGCGGACTTCGTGGTGGATGTTTCGGTGCCGGAAGCGCACGAGGCGGTGACCATTGAGGCTTTGGAGGCGGGCTTGCCGGTGCTCGGAGAGAAGCCGATGTCGGTTTCGATGGAGTCGGCGCGACGCATGGTGGCGGCGTCGGAGCGGGCGGGGAAGCTCTACATGGTTTCGCAGAGTCGCCGGTACGACGGACGGCAGGAGGCGTTCAAGCAGATTCTGGGCGAGATTGGCGAGCTTGGAATCCTGAATGTCGACTTCTATATCGGAGCGCACTTCGGCGGATTTCGAGACAAAATGGCACACGTCTTGGTGCTGGACATGGCGATTCACACCTTCGATCAAGCTCGCTATTTGTCGGGTCTCGATCCGGTTTCGGTCTATGCCGACGAGTTCAATCCGGGCTGGAGCTGGTATCAGGACGGATCGTCCATCACGTGCCTCTTTGAGATGACGGGCGGCGTTCGTTTTGCCTACCGCGGGTCTTGGTGCAGTGAGGGGCTTCACACCTCGTGGGAAGGCGAGTGGCGGGCCGTGGGCTCGAAAGGGACGGTGAAGTGGAACGGTCACGACCTGATTGAGGCGGAGACCGTGGTGGGCGACGAAGGGTTCCATCGTCCAGTCGAACGTCAGGTTTTCCAGCCGATCGACAAGCTGGGTGGCATCGCCGGGAGCCTGGACGAGTTCTTGTGGGCGCTTCGGACCGGGAATGCGCCGAACGGCGAGTGCCACGACAATATCAAGAGTTTGGCGATGGTGTTTGGCGCGATTGAGAGCGCGGAGACTGGGCTTCGCGTGGAGATTGCTCTCTAA
- a CDS encoding Appr-1-p processing protein: protein MRLVSFEIILGDVNEELCHHWRQHFRDLRHPIHGRAEIQHGDFFDINADAYVSPANSHGIMDGGFDLLLRIRFPSVDVAVQREIDQLGGMLPIGHALVVETGDFDVPYLVSAPTMEVPMNIAHTNNVYLATRAVFRAVHEFNLENDGDIQSIAIPGLGTGVGKMPPAFAAAQMAEAYGEFLNEIQ from the coding sequence CTGAGGTTAGTGAGCTTCGAAATCATCCTCGGTGACGTAAACGAGGAACTCTGCCACCATTGGCGGCAACACTTTCGAGACCTGCGCCACCCGATCCACGGGCGAGCCGAGATTCAACACGGAGACTTCTTCGACATCAACGCCGATGCCTACGTCTCTCCCGCCAATAGCCACGGCATCATGGATGGCGGCTTCGACCTCCTCCTTCGCATCCGCTTTCCCAGCGTCGACGTCGCCGTCCAACGCGAGATCGATCAGCTCGGCGGAATGCTTCCTATCGGTCATGCCCTGGTGGTCGAAACCGGCGACTTCGACGTGCCCTATTTGGTCAGTGCGCCGACAATGGAGGTCCCAATGAACATCGCGCACACAAACAACGTGTATCTCGCGACTCGAGCCGTCTTCCGCGCTGTTCACGAATTCAATCTTGAGAACGACGGCGACATCCAATCGATCGCCATTCCGGGCCTAGGGACCGGAGTCGGCAAAATGCCCCCTGCCTTCGCCGCCGCCCAAATGGCGGAAGCGTACGGGGAATTCCTAAATGAGATTCAATAA
- the nusA gene encoding transcription termination/antitermination protein NusA, with product MRSVLAFSPHILLTLVLYPKFGDLKGNDSQKKSWSEPWLPWRSTKGAPSTRTECDTINEDSSGSVNRGGKSHLFCYRTNAKSRKRSTMEGDVLHQLNQIAQERDLPMEELQAELEEALAAAYKKYVGARGEVHVKLDPRKGMTASVEKEVVGVVVEPSFQISLVEARRRKNDAEIGDFIPMDVDPNRFGRIAAQTAKQVLSQKLREAETRRIHDVFAEKIGDIVTGQVTRRDDQNVYVQVNRVEAELPRREQVPTEKYSTNTRLKVYVYKVDDSQKRLKVIVSRTHPNLLRKLFELEVPEIGTGIVTIKSVAREPGQRSKIAVQSTDERVDPIGACIGPRGARVQAIVDELNDEKIDVVPFKDDPKEFIVESLSPAKVNTIRLTEKQNERGEMEKHAYVVVPENQLSLAIGKGGQNVRLAARLTGWTIDIRSEAQAAAERGRG from the coding sequence ATGAGGTCAGTCTTGGCATTTTCACCCCACATTTTACTGACTTTAGTCCTGTATCCCAAGTTCGGAGACCTGAAAGGAAACGACAGCCAAAAAAAATCGTGGAGCGAACCCTGGCTACCTTGGCGTAGTACTAAGGGCGCGCCGTCCACCCGGACCGAATGTGATACAATAAATGAAGACAGTTCGGGTAGCGTAAACCGAGGTGGCAAAAGCCACCTTTTTTGTTACCGGACGAACGCAAAGTCGAGGAAAAGGAGCACAATGGAAGGCGATGTACTGCATCAACTGAACCAGATTGCGCAGGAGCGTGATCTGCCAATGGAAGAGCTTCAAGCTGAGCTTGAGGAGGCGCTTGCTGCCGCATACAAGAAGTATGTGGGAGCTCGCGGCGAGGTCCATGTCAAGCTCGATCCTCGTAAAGGAATGACCGCCAGCGTCGAAAAGGAAGTTGTCGGCGTCGTGGTCGAACCCAGCTTTCAAATCAGCCTCGTCGAGGCTCGCCGCCGCAAGAACGACGCAGAAATCGGCGACTTTATCCCGATGGATGTGGATCCCAACCGGTTTGGACGCATTGCCGCCCAAACCGCAAAGCAGGTCCTCAGCCAAAAGCTCCGTGAAGCCGAAACCCGCCGCATCCACGACGTCTTTGCCGAAAAGATCGGCGACATCGTGACTGGTCAGGTCACTCGACGAGACGATCAAAACGTCTATGTTCAAGTCAACCGGGTCGAAGCCGAACTTCCCCGTCGCGAGCAGGTGCCGACCGAAAAGTATTCGACCAATACCCGCCTGAAGGTTTACGTCTACAAGGTCGATGACTCGCAGAAGCGACTCAAAGTCATCGTCAGCCGAACCCACCCGAACCTGCTTCGAAAGTTGTTCGAATTGGAAGTTCCAGAGATCGGTACGGGCATCGTGACGATTAAGAGCGTGGCCCGCGAACCAGGTCAGCGAAGCAAGATCGCAGTTCAATCCACTGACGAACGCGTCGACCCGATCGGCGCTTGCATTGGCCCGCGCGGTGCGCGAGTCCAAGCCATCGTCGATGAACTGAACGACGAAAAGATCGACGTTGTCCCGTTCAAGGACGACCCCAAAGAATTCATCGTCGAATCGCTGTCGCCAGCCAAGGTGAACACGATTCGGCTCACCGAAAAGCAGAATGAGCGCGGAGAAATGGAGAAGCACGCCTACGTGGTGGTTCCCGAGAACCAGCTCTCGCTCGCGATCGGCAAAGGCGGCCAAAACGTCCGTTTGGCGGCCCGACTAACTGGCTGGACAATTGACATCCGCAGCGAGGCGCAAGCCGCCGCTGAGCGGGGACGAGGGTGA
- a CDS encoding DUF448 domain-containing protein has protein sequence MPSHVPIRTCIACRGKFSQESLFRLSLSEEHMPTPWTGQGRSAYVCKSRPCVESFTHKGRLQKAFKTGNLVPNEPLLQDLLCKLR, from the coding sequence GTGCCAAGCCACGTTCCAATTCGGACCTGCATCGCCTGTCGCGGTAAATTTTCTCAGGAGAGCCTGTTTCGGCTCTCCCTGTCCGAAGAGCATATGCCAACCCCCTGGACTGGGCAGGGGCGGAGTGCGTATGTCTGCAAGTCTCGTCCGTGCGTCGAATCGTTCACGCACAAAGGACGCCTGCAAAAGGCGTTCAAAACCGGCAATCTCGTTCCAAACGAGCCCCTTTTACAAGATTTATTATGCAAACTGAGGTAA
- a CDS encoding aminotransferase class I/II-fold pyridoxal phosphate-dependent enzyme has protein sequence MSIVDLRSDTVTRPTPDMYEAMMNAPLGDDVLGDEPTVSELESLAAKMTVKEAALFVPSGTMGNQVAIATHTQPGQAIIVEQEAHVIYYEVGAPAVFANVLTWTLPSDKGVMDPADIEKRITSANLHTPGTSLICIEDTHNRAGGTIIPLDTIAEYRRIADKHGLKLHMDGARAFNAAVALGVPIGDVTRNVDTVSICLSKGLRSPVGSILCGPKEFIDRARIWRKRMGGGLRQSGVLAACGLVSLTKYVDRLADDHANAQRLAVEIGKLPGLHTDPANTPTNICLVGTDRPAVEWQAMLHGRDVWCFPVAENRIRLVTHADVDSTGVDRAIEVFTELAG, from the coding sequence ATGAGCATCGTCGATCTCCGTAGCGACACCGTCACCCGACCCACGCCCGACATGTATGAGGCAATGATGAACGCCCCTCTCGGTGACGACGTACTTGGCGACGAGCCCACCGTCTCGGAGCTTGAGTCCCTCGCCGCCAAAATGACGGTGAAGGAAGCCGCGCTCTTCGTGCCAAGCGGCACCATGGGGAACCAAGTCGCCATCGCCACCCACACCCAGCCTGGCCAAGCGATCATCGTCGAGCAGGAAGCCCACGTCATCTATTACGAGGTCGGCGCTCCCGCCGTGTTTGCCAATGTCCTGACTTGGACGCTTCCTTCGGACAAGGGCGTCATGGACCCAGCAGACATCGAAAAGCGCATCACCTCGGCCAACCTGCACACTCCCGGAACCTCCCTGATCTGCATCGAGGACACCCATAACCGAGCCGGAGGAACCATCATTCCTCTCGATACAATTGCCGAGTATCGCCGCATTGCCGACAAGCATGGCCTCAAGCTTCATATGGACGGCGCACGCGCCTTCAACGCCGCTGTCGCCCTCGGCGTGCCCATCGGCGATGTCACTCGCAACGTAGACACCGTCAGCATCTGCCTCTCCAAGGGTCTCCGCTCGCCGGTTGGCTCCATCCTGTGCGGCCCAAAGGAGTTCATCGACCGAGCTCGAATCTGGCGAAAGCGAATGGGCGGTGGCCTGCGCCAGTCTGGCGTTCTCGCCGCGTGCGGACTCGTCTCCCTGACGAAGTACGTCGATCGCCTCGCCGATGACCACGCCAATGCCCAACGCCTCGCCGTCGAAATCGGCAAACTCCCCGGCCTCCACACCGACCCCGCCAACACGCCGACCAACATCTGCCTGGTCGGCACGGATCGCCCCGCTGTCGAATGGCAAGCCATGCTTCACGGTCGCGACGTTTGGTGCTTTCCGGTGGCTGAAAATCGTATCCGGCTGGTGACTCATGCCGATGTCGATTCGACCGGCGTGGACCGAGCGATTGAAGTGTTTACCGAACTAGCAGGCTAA